One Etheostoma cragini isolate CJK2018 chromosome 18, CSU_Ecrag_1.0, whole genome shotgun sequence DNA window includes the following coding sequences:
- the LOC117961021 gene encoding interactor protein for cytohesin exchange factors 1-like: MSRRRVSVKDLGVSDCQGWLLRRKGGRSFLGSKWKRYWFVLKKSSLYWYTNQMAEKAEGFIHLSGFTIQQARQCRKKHAMTASHPLVVTIFIAAESFADMNKWIRKLSEAAEPCDQINAQECYSEGSDDDADECVTTSCSLNAELQTADSDGDVSQPLGESSPRTSTPPASPTCESRRRSTLEGATLSRNRRGRRRASSEGGERLSWLDPAGPGGASLPLIHVGGGTEDEDVHEKPADEMESLYNDLKAASLSPIGQSSRKDFRASFIRRCHNDKVNEKLHLLRILQSTLKAKESELLAVEQIMTVPTLAAPTYRKWRLSNAVLLQEIAQRNQAAGGAAELR, from the exons ATGAGTCGGCGACGGGTCTCGGTCAAAGATCTGGGGGTGTCGGACTGTCAGGGCTGGCTTCTCCGCAGGAAGGGGGGCCGCAGTTTCCTGGGAAGCAAATGGAAGAGATACTGGTTTGTCCTGAAGAAGAGTTCCCTGTACTGGTACACCAACCAGATG GCGGAGAAAGCCGAAGGATTCATCCACCTGTCGGGCTTCACCATCCAACAGGCCAGACAGTGCAGGAAGAAACA TGCCATGACGGCCAGTCATCCTCTCGTTGTGACCATTTTCATCGCTGCAGAGAGCTTCGCAGACATGAACAA gtggaTCAGGAAGCTGTCCGAAGCAGCCGAGCCGTGCGACCAGATCAACGCCCAAG agTGCTACAGCGAAGGCAGCGATGACGACGCTGACGAGTGTGTGACCACTTCCTGTTCTCTGAACGCTGAGCTGCAAACAGCTGATTCTGAT GGAGACGTTTCCCAGCCTCTCGGTGAGTCGTCCCCCCGCACCTCCACCCCGCCAGCTTCACCGACCTgtgaaagcagaagaagaagcaccTTGGAGGGGGCGACTTTAAGCAGAaacaggagaggaagaagaagagcgTCATCAGAGGGCGGTGAGCGGCTGTCCTGGCTGGACCCGGCCGGGCCCGGCGGAGCGTCCCTCCCTCTGATCCACGTCGGAGGAGGAACAGAAGACGAGGACGTCCACG AGAAGCCCGCTGATGAGATGGAGTCCCTCTACAACGACCTGAAGGCAGCCAGCTTGTCTCCGATTGGACAGTCCAGTCGGAAGGACTTCAGAGCGTCGTTCATCAGACGATGTCACAACGACAAAGTCAACGAGAAGCTCCACCTGCTCCGGATCCTCCAAAGCACGCTGAAG gcCAAAGAGTCGGAGCTGCTGGCGGTGGAGCAGATCATGACCGTCCCGACCCTCGCGGCGCCCACATACAGGAAGTGGAGGCTCTCCAACGCCGTCCTGCTGCAGGAGATCGCTCAACGCAACCAGGCAGCAGGAGGCGCTGCAGAGCTGAGATAA